Within Bos indicus x Bos taurus breed Angus x Brahman F1 hybrid chromosome 2, Bos_hybrid_MaternalHap_v2.0, whole genome shotgun sequence, the genomic segment GGAAATAAAGAACTGGGTTGGCTACTGGttataaattatgtttttcaaCCCTGAGTGGCAGACACTTTGAGATGTATATTAAATAATCTTCTAATTTCTAATTGTAGCCTGCCACCTTACAGCAGGGAACAAGGAGTGTTTTGATTCTAGTCTTTGAAGATTCATTAAGTTTTAGGCCAGTAaattttctcaagaggaagaatAGTTGGGAACCAGAACAATTCTATAATGGAAAAGCCTGTATATGTTATCTGGTATAATACATTATCAAGTAGTTTTAATATTGTTGTTAGTATCAGGAAGATATGTCACTTTCCCAGTTGCAGATTGAGATAACTCATGGTCTCTTAGTTCTTGATAATTGGATCCTGATTTGCCTGGGACTGAATAGAGTTCCCAGGACATAAGCCTTTCAGTGTTGAAACAAGAAAAGTCCTAGGCAAACTTTGGTCACCCTGGTGCTATGTAGAAATTAAGACATCATCTAACCTAGATAGGGAAATCAAACCCTACCCTGGAGTGTGTAACAGCAGCACAGTAAAggctaggtatatacccaaggcACTGCTTAGtgtgctttctattttatttatgtcGTTTAATATTCAGAACAACTTCATGAGATGGATCCTACTCTTAATCACCATTTACCTCAGGAACATTCAGACATGAAGAATGCACTAAGTTGCTCAACTTCAGATAGCTAAGTGCTGATCTCAGTTTAAATCAGGCAGTTTAAATCCAGAGCCCCTACTCATAACTGCTGCATGTCATGTATTGGATACTCAAAAAATGTACTTTCTAGAAATTACCTTAATAAGTattagagtgatttttttttttaagtagaaagtgTTATGGTCATTTAAAGAAAATCAAGAGGTGTCCATACTTAGACAAAATTTCACTCAGGAATAAAGTTTACCTGAGGTATAGAAGATATCTTGAATTTGACACATTCCAGGTGGAAATTGTCTCCTAGCAGTAGGAACACACCAGCTCATTTAGGTCACTTAGGAGACCTGtgtgaaaaaatagagaaaagccaTACACTTCTTGTGATAGGCAGTCCTGTCTTGCACTCGTAGAGGTGCAACTTGCAAAGGATGTGTATTTAGTCCCCTGTTGTGTTTGCTTGTGTTACAGGTCTTAGGCAATTAAGTAGCGTTTGTTTTTTCCAGGTATTGAAATAAGTGAAATTGTAATGAATGTGGTTAACTTACTCAGTAGTTAGAGCTTCATAGGGCAGTGGTTTCATGcccttttaaaacttaaatgttttGGGGTTTTCCCTCCAGATGAAAAAGAGAGGTTTGACCCTACTCAGTTTCAAGACTGCATTATTCAAGGCTTAACTGAAACTGGTACTGATTTGGAAGCAGTAGCAAAGTTTCTTGATGCTTCTGGAGCAAAACTTGATTACCGACGATATGCAGAAACACTCTTTGACATCCTGGTGGCTGGCGGAATGCTGGGTAAGTGTCCGGGTCTTATGAGAAGTGTGTTGTATGGGGATTATGTAAAACCCAGCATATGAACTGTTTGACAGACATATCAAATCAGGATggctttgtttctgtttgttttctttttttttaccccctatggattttcactttttttttcccttctccaattaTAGTAAATTTGCAGATCGCCTTGCTCTGTATAGCTTTATATTTGAAACCCATGACAGAACCATAACatttggagaagacttttcagTCGGATACATAAGTCCCAAAACATCTGTCATCAGTGATTTTTCCAACTCATGTTTGCATACTCTGAGTTAATGAAGAAATCTGTATCTCTTGTTCTGTCTTACCAAATACTTCATACAGACAAGCCTCCATATCCAAAGttccacatccatggattcaacccaACTGTGGATCAAAAATtttccagggaggggaggagcagaaagttccaaaaagtaaaacttgCATTTTCTGTATCCAGCAACTATTTTTTAGCATTTACGTTGTATTTGATATTACGTACAACCTAGAGACCGTTAAAATATACAGAAGGATAAATGCAGGTTGTATACAAATACTATGCCCCTGgtaaccctggttcaattcctgggttggggagatcccctggagaagggataggctacccactccagtattcatgggcttccctggtggctcaggtagtaaggaatctgcctgcaatgcaggagacctgggttttatccttgggttgggaagatcctctggaggagggcatggcaacccactccaatattctggcctggaggatccccagggacaaaggagcctggtgggttacagtcggttggttcacaaagagtcggacacaactgagtgactaagcacacacattcccttttatataagggacttgagtacTGACAGATTTTGGTGTCCACTAGAGTCCTGGAGTCAATTCAGGACAGTACTATACCTGAGTCCATAGGGTGGcggagttggacacagcttagcaattgaacaacaagtAACTGAAGCCTAATTCTGCATTCTTCTATGTATTAGTCACTAGCTAATTATCAATCACTTAGAATGTGCCGAGTACAAATTGAGAGTACACATTGGATTTTGAAGACAATGTTAAATAGAATAAGACATCTCAATAATACTTTGAATACTAAAGTGttaatatttttgatgtgttgGGTTAAAGtatatcaaaattaatttcacttcttatttttaatgtggCTGCTAGGAGATTTAGAATTACATTAtgtggctcacattatatttctactcaTAGCCCTGCTAATTTACTCCTGCCTTCACTCTCAGCAGCTCAGGATATCTTAACAGAATGTGCTACTTAGTTATATATCCTCAGTTGATGCTGGTAATGTCATTTCCATGGCTCCctaaaatattccaaaatgttTTCACAGTAACATTGTATTGAACCTCATACCAGCCTGCTGGAATGAGAACTGTTATTTATGTACATGAAGAATGGAGGCTTAGAGAGTCTTCCATAGCTTGCATGTAGTCAAACACTTGCTCAGTGGTGGAACtgtgaaatcagaaagaaaggttgaaataattattaattttaaatgaatgtcaTTGCAATTTTTTTTGTGAAATATACTTTAGCCCCAGGTGGTACActggcagatgacatgatgcgtACAGATGTCTGTGTGTTTGCAGCACAAGAAGACCTAGAGACCATGCAAGCATTTGCTCAGGTaaattaaactttacataattcaGTTAGCTGTTATCCATTTGGCTAATGTTTAAGGAATAGTCTGTTTTTAAGAGGTTGGTGGTAGAAGGTTGAAGGAATTTGAGCTGAAAGTTTAGAGGTGTTCTTGGTGTACAGTATGATTTGGAAACTTAAAAAtgcattgaagaaaaaaaaaataggaaaaaaattgaattaacttttccttttcttgtttgtttttctagaattaattcattttttttttttttaaggaaaaaagtcaagctgaaaaaggaaaatcagtTCCCTATCATGATTTCCATCATTAAATTACTCTACATATAGCTTTTTAAAGTTGAATGAGTTATAGGCAGATTAGCTTCTTTATCAGTCAAAATCTCATTTGAAAGTTCATACAAGTATATCTAACCTAAGGGTTGTTGTCTTTGTCATTCAGAAAGTAGAACTATATTTTATGATCATCTGTTAATATCCTACAGATAGGTAAATGACTTGTATTTGAGCAGTAATTAATTTGTGCTTTGATACTTTGGCAATAAAAGTCTATTGGGGCTGGTGATTAAAGTGTTAACATTATTGGTATATTGTAGGATTTTGGAAAGGACAAGACTTCCTAAGCTGATTAAACATCTAATGAAAGGCTCATTTCTTTGCTGTTCTAGAGATACTGTGGAGAGGTCTTAGTTTCCCTGATTTAGATCTTTTGGGTATCTGACATTTCTACATATGAAGTTATTCAGTTCCTTCATTAATTCTTACAGGTTTTTAACAAGTTAATCAGGCGCTACAAATACCTGGAGAAAGGTTTTGAAGATGAAGTTAAAAAGGTATGAGCAGCAATATCCTTTGTGGAAAACAAAAGGTTGGGGGCCAAAGAAGGGGATGTTAAATCCTAATTCTGCCATGGATTTGAGATAATTTTAGATATTTAGGTGGGCTGTCTTTGAAATGAAGTTTGGAGTATATCATGTAGTTTAATTTGCTGTACACTGTTTCTTAGTTCTGTGTTCAAACAAGTGGCAAAGGGGTAAAAATCCAAGTGGAGTTTGTTCAAAAGTCAGAGTAACAGATCAGAGCTAAATACCTTGACAAAGAGAAATTTACCATGCTTGCTGTCAGAGTCAGATAGTATACATATCAGTGCACAGAAAATTTGGTAAAGTTAATTTTAACTCATTCAATACTCTCAAAAGCCCTGTGTAGCAAgttttattttacacatttacATGTGTAAAATACATGAACGAGATGAGACTGCGccagaggttaagtgacttgcctaagattATTCAGTATTATAACAGATATAAACTTGAGTGGTTAGACCTCAGAGCCCATAGTTTTAACCAATATAATATGCTTTACTGCTTCTCTTTATATAATACAGTTGCTCTTTCTTTTAACCCTTGACTATTTACTTTTATAGCTGCTGCTGTTCTTAAAGGGTTTTTCAGAGTCGGAAAGGAACAAGCTGGCTATGTTGACTGGTGTTCTTCTGGCTAATGGAACACTTAATGCATCCATTCTTAATAGCCTTTACAATGAGAATTTGGTTAAAGAAGGTAATCAACCTTTCATAAATGGATAATCTCTAGTTGGCTGAGAGTGGTGTAGATAAGAGCATAAAAGATGAACTGATATAAAAGTTAGGATATAGTTTGTATAGATTCGACTTGTGATAGTGATAGTTTTTTTAACTAGTATCCTTGAATTTAATtggttcatttcatttcagtcatttAATGTATAACTTTAGCATTTAGACACACACCAAATATCCAGGGTCTAGACAAAATGTGATtgattgtaaagtaaaaatagaaatgcTGTGGAAACCCAGAGAGATTAATTCCAATTGGGACACTTGGGAACATTTTGAATAGAGAAATGGGGGAAATGGcaagctgaaaagaaaaacaagttccCTTTTATGATTTCCATAGTTAAATTGTTCTGTACAGTAACttaaaagctaatttttttttttactgctttgaTTACTGAGTATTTAACATGCCTTAATGTAATTCTCAGAACAACCCTGTCAAATGTAAGAATCGTCACTCTTATTTTACACATCATAAAAATCTAACTTGACTAACAGTACACAACTAACAAGTGGTAGAGTAGAGGAATTGGAATGGGTTGGTAAACAGTGGCAGAGGGAGGTTTAGGGGTAGGTTTGGGGATAAAGTGAATAATCCTGTGTGCTGGACCTTCAGAGAGAGGACATGGGGAGACAAAGTCATTGAAATCCATGAAGGTACTTCTGTTAAATAAGCTCTGTTTTTCTACAGGGGTTTCAGCAGCTTTTGCTGTAAAGCTCTTTAAATCATggataaatgaaaaagatatcaATGCAGTAGCTGCAAGTCTTCGGAAAGTGAGCATGGATAACAGACTGATGGTTTGTGActtttcattcttcactttctTGACAACACTTAAGGAAAATGTGATCGGCAGCTTTCCCATTTTTAATCTGTGAGAAGAGGGAAAGTGTTTTTTGAATGATTTGAAGACCATTTAACCAGATTAAATTCTCATTTCAGGAACTTTTTCCTGCCAATAAACAAAGCGTTGAACACTTCACAAAGTATTTTACTGAGGCAGGCTTGAAAGAGCTTTCAGAATATGTTCGGAATCAGCAAACCATAGGAGCTCGTAAGGAACTCCAGAAAGAACTTCAAGAACAGATGTCCCGTGGTGATCCATTTAAGGATGTAAGTATTTCACCAGGGTGAGTTTTAATAATAGCTGTAGAATGTTATGCTGGGGCTTTGCCTCAGTCTTTTTCATATTTGGTGCCTAACATGTGCCCCAAAATCCAAATAGTTGGGGATTTTGTAGGGTGCAGGCCAATAGACAGACCTTTCTGTTTCCATCATGGGCTTTTCTTAGGTAGTGTGCTTATGTGTAACATAAGGTTTAGAAGTAGAAGTCTATACCTTCTAGTTTTAAAAGTTATGTGGTTGTATGTGGTCTCCGGGTCTTTGCTAGTTGCATGGAAAGGTCTTATGCTTTTTGTAAGTTTGATACGTATAGTATCAAACTTAGTTCTATACTAAATATTATACTTATTTCTGCACGAAATTTGGATTCTTTGCAGATAATTTTGTATgtcaaggaagaaatgaaaaaaaacaacatCCCAGAACCCGTTGTCATTGGAATAGTGTGGTCCAGCGTAATGAGCACTGTGGAATGGAACAAAAAAGAGGAGCTTGTAGCAGAGCAAGCCATCAAGCACTTGAAGGTATTAGAATTGTGCctgataaaacattatttttgtaaGTGGGGATAAGTGCACTGTCTGAACTTTTCCAAAAGGATTTATCAAATCCTATGGTTTCTGGGGGTAAACCACCAGTAAGTAGACAAATAACATTAAATATTGgtgataatcttttaaaaagtcttaactTGGGCTTTCTGTTGCTCACaggataaaaacaaatacatgtttaaaagTAGCTTAAACCTATAATTTGGTGTTT encodes:
- the BZW1 gene encoding basic leucine zipper and W2 domain-containing protein 1 isoform X1, translated to MNNQKQQKPTLSGQRFKTRKRDEKERFDPTQFQDCIIQGLTETGTDLEAVAKFLDASGAKLDYRRYAETLFDILVAGGMLAPGGTLADDMMRTDVCVFAAQEDLETMQAFAQVFNKLIRRYKYLEKGFEDEVKKLLLFLKGFSESERNKLAMLTGVLLANGTLNASILNSLYNENLVKEGVSAAFAVKLFKSWINEKDINAVAASLRKVSMDNRLMELFPANKQSVEHFTKYFTEAGLKELSEYVRNQQTIGARKELQKELQEQMSRGDPFKDIILYVKEEMKKNNIPEPVVIGIVWSSVMSTVEWNKKEELVAEQAIKHLKQYSPLLAAFTTQGQSELTLLLKIQEYCYDNIHFMKAFQKIVVLFYKAEVLSEEPILKWYKDAHVAKGKSVFLEQMKKFVEWLKNAEEESESEAEEGD
- the BZW1 gene encoding basic leucine zipper and W2 domain-containing protein 1 isoform X2 — translated: MLLEQNLITDDMQKHSLTSWWLAECWVSVFNKLIRRYKYLEKGFEDEVKKLLLFLKGFSESERNKLAMLTGVLLANGTLNASILNSLYNENLVKEGVSAAFAVKLFKSWINEKDINAVAASLRKVSMDNRLMELFPANKQSVEHFTKYFTEAGLKELSEYVRNQQTIGARKELQKELQEQMSRGDPFKDIILYVKEEMKKNNIPEPVVIGIVWSSVMSTVEWNKKEELVAEQAIKHLKQYSPLLAAFTTQGQSELTLLLKIQEYCYDNIHFMKAFQKIVVLFYKAEVLSEEPILKWYKDAHVAKGKSVFLEQMKKFVEWLKNAEEESESEAEEGD